In Agrobacterium sp. RAC06, a single window of DNA contains:
- a CDS encoding septation protein A, protein MSDTSTDTHASKAEKQNPLLKMALELGPLLIFFFGNLRGEWLARTFPELTAIGGPLLIATALFMAATILSLIISKIVFKHLPVMPFVSGIVVLVFGGLSIWLQDDTFIKMKPTIVNTLFGVVLLGGLAFGTSLLGYVFNAAFQLDAEGWRKLTLRWGIFFLFLAVLNEVVWRNFSDDVWVSFKVWGTMPITILFTLAQMPLIMKHSLEEKEAE, encoded by the coding sequence ATGTCGGATACATCCACCGATACCCACGCCTCCAAGGCCGAGAAACAGAATCCCCTGCTGAAGATGGCGCTTGAACTCGGGCCGCTCCTGATCTTCTTCTTCGGCAACCTGCGCGGCGAATGGCTGGCCCGGACATTTCCGGAGCTGACAGCGATCGGCGGGCCGCTCTTGATTGCGACCGCCCTCTTCATGGCCGCAACCATCCTCTCGCTGATCATTTCGAAGATCGTCTTCAAGCACCTGCCGGTCATGCCCTTTGTCTCGGGCATTGTCGTTCTGGTCTTCGGCGGCCTGTCGATCTGGCTCCAGGACGACACCTTCATCAAGATGAAGCCGACGATCGTCAACACGCTCTTCGGCGTCGTTCTGCTCGGGGGCTTGGCCTTCGGCACCTCGCTTCTGGGTTACGTCTTCAACGCTGCCTTCCAGCTGGACGCTGAAGGCTGGCGGAAGCTGACGCTCCGCTGGGGCATCTTCTTCCTCTTCCTCGCCGTGCTGAACGAGGTCGTCTGGCGCAATTTTTCGGATGATGTCTGGGTCAGCTTCAAGGTCTGGGGCACCATGCCGATAACCATCCTCTTTACGCTCGCCCAGATGCCGCTGATCATGAAGCACTCGCTGGAAGAGAAGGAAGCGGAATGA
- the ftsY gene encoding signal recognition particle-docking protein FtsY: protein MALGFIKKVFTFGKEKPAETPAAPAELTAEEKAAIYAESEPKDHDEDLVVAKDPVLAEEMETAGGPADDLSPEDLSMVPLDLLEAEADEPEAEIETAAALDSVSEPVVPVLPKGFASAETRAPEPEAPAQAEKLSWFQRLKAGLFRTSSQLTSQITALFTKRKLDDETLEELEDLLIQADLGVETALRVTDTLASERYGKDVTGEDVTKIMATEIVKVLKPVAKPLALDLSHKPHVILVVGVNGTGKTTTIGKLAAKLSGSGLKIMLAAGDTFRAAAIEQLKIWADRTGSTFIGTKLGADAAGLAYEAFEKAKAEKSDVLIIDTAGRLQNKTELMAELEKIVRVLGKLDPDAPHTVLQTLDATTGQNALQQVEIFRNVAGVNGLIMTKLDGTARGGILVAIAAKHKLPVYFIGVGEGIDDLEPFEAEDFASAIAGIAR, encoded by the coding sequence ATGGCCCTCGGCTTCATCAAGAAAGTCTTCACCTTCGGCAAGGAGAAGCCGGCAGAAACGCCCGCAGCACCGGCGGAGCTGACGGCCGAGGAGAAGGCTGCGATCTATGCCGAAAGCGAGCCGAAAGATCACGACGAAGATTTAGTCGTGGCCAAGGACCCGGTTCTCGCAGAAGAGATGGAAACGGCCGGCGGACCGGCGGACGATCTGTCGCCTGAAGATCTCTCCATGGTGCCGCTAGACTTGCTCGAGGCGGAAGCCGACGAGCCGGAAGCAGAAATTGAAACCGCGGCCGCCTTGGATTCTGTATCGGAGCCCGTGGTCCCCGTCCTGCCCAAGGGTTTCGCCTCCGCTGAGACCAGAGCGCCAGAACCCGAAGCACCCGCCCAGGCGGAGAAACTGAGCTGGTTCCAGCGCCTGAAAGCCGGCCTCTTCCGCACCTCCTCGCAGCTGACGAGCCAGATCACCGCGCTCTTCACCAAGCGCAAGCTGGATGACGAGACGCTCGAGGAGCTGGAAGACCTGCTGATCCAGGCCGACCTTGGCGTCGAAACGGCGCTCCGCGTCACCGACACGCTGGCCTCCGAGCGTTACGGCAAGGATGTGACCGGCGAGGACGTGACCAAGATCATGGCGACAGAAATCGTCAAGGTGCTGAAGCCTGTCGCCAAGCCGCTGGCCCTTGATCTCAGCCACAAGCCGCATGTCATTCTCGTCGTTGGTGTGAACGGAACCGGCAAGACGACAACCATCGGCAAGCTGGCCGCCAAGCTGTCGGGCTCGGGTCTCAAGATTATGCTCGCCGCCGGCGACACCTTCCGTGCGGCCGCCATCGAGCAGCTGAAAATCTGGGCAGACCGCACCGGCTCGACCTTCATCGGCACCAAGCTCGGCGCCGATGCCGCAGGCCTCGCCTATGAAGCCTTCGAGAAGGCCAAGGCGGAAAAATCCGATGTCCTGATCATCGATACCGCCGGCCGGCTGCAGAACAAGACGGAGCTTATGGCGGAACTCGAAAAGATCGTCCGCGTTCTCGGCAAGCTGGATCCGGATGCGCCGCATACGGTGCTACAGACGCTGGATGCCACGACAGGCCAGAACGCCCTGCAGCAGGTCGAGATCTTCCGCAATGTGGCGGGCGTCAACGGCCTGATCATGACCAAGCTCGACGGCACGGCGCGCGGCGGCATCCTGGTTGCCATCGCGGCAAAACACAAACTGCCCGTCTATTTCATCGGCGTCGGCGAAGGCATCGACGACCTCGAACCCTTCGAGGCGGAAGACTTCGCCAGCGCCATTGCCGGCATCGCGCGCTGA